The window GAGAACTTTGAGATGAGAATGAGCatctaattgattttttatttttttattttttataggtcttatttttttcttgtatctgTTGGTCTTCAATTTGGAACCTCCCACATCCCTACTTCAACCTCTTACCACTTGAGCCTGGGCTCAAGTATGAGGATCTGATTGAAATTGGTCAAAAGATATCACTGAGTGACCAGACTGGGTCTTCTCTGATGCAGCCACTTGATTGGCCAAAAACGCTCTTTCTGACTGGTGAAAAGAGTTTTGCATTGTGTTAATCATACATTGGAACACTTTAAAGTAGAAGATTTATGAGGCCTTGAAAAAACTCTTTTCAATAGAGCTGGGGGTGAAACACAATTCTTTTTTGAGGAAGCACTTAACTAGAAGGTACAATGATGCCCAATTGGCTTCCAGCCATTCCAAAAAGAGCCTTCATTATCATAAGGAGAGATTGAAGAGGATTTTGCCCAAAACTTGAGCTGGATGGATGAATTAGGGGTTTCTGGGTGTGTACTCAATTGTCAGGAATGCCTTATATGACAGCTGTAAGACCAGCAATGACTCATAGAATGTAATTTAGGGCAGTTAAGTAGTAAAATACACATGACATGACTGGCAGTACTGAAAATATAATGTTGGATGAGTGGCATGATAAAATAGAATAGAATTAGATATGGTTACATGTATGCTAAGTTGGAGGGAGTACTTATTCGACATAAGTGGAATTGGTACACTATACTGTTATGAGAAATTGGAAGAGGAAGGGGGTGTGGGGAGAGGACGAGACTAAGGTGGGTTTTATGTTTCCaatcaaaacttgatttttaTGCTTAGTAACAATGACAAATAATTGCATTTGTGAGTTAGAATGACATGATCCAAGGTTGAATGACATGATCTAAGGTTGAAAGAAGACATGGATTGAGGCAGTGAGAGAAGATACAATGGcttattatttgaaataaacTATGATCCTCAATTGAGTGGAATTGTGAATTCCTATTGATAACAATAGATAATTGGGGACCCCTAAGGAGGAAGAGTCAGGTATGCTGTGGAGGCCTGAGAACCTGACTTAACAGTGTAGAGCTGAACCGAGTGGACTGACATATGAAGGACAAAATGATTTAAGAATTAGGATAAGCCTTACATTGCACTTGCAATATCATATTGTTTGGGATGTGTATTTAGGATAGAGCACGCTCCCCTTTGACAACCTGGTATCCCTGTCGAAATGTATGGACATGTCAATAAGGAAAGTTTAGAGGACacaggaaatttttttttttttctcaatcctGTTTTGTCAGGTTCTTTAGGTCATTAGTTTGAGCTCATTTATGCTCTGGTATTTTTACATAATTCAGTTGGAATTGGCCTGGTATGGAATGGAATTGTGtatcagtaaaaaaaaaaacaaagtcacAGATCATGATAAAATAAAGTATGGAAGTATGTGCCAGAATCGTTCCTTTATAACattgatttatattaattattaccATAATTTGAATAAACACTTGGTTTGTGTTTCTTGTTCCTCCCACAACAAATTTGATTGCAATGTTTTAAGGAATACTTTGGTTTTGCAGCAAAAGAAGAGAGAGATGGTTGCATCTGCATTTGGAGAGGATGAAACTGGTAGTCGTCAGACTCGCCTTACAGTGGATGACTTGAAATACCTGTTCATGGTATGATTGggatattttttaatgttaatcgGATGGCATTTTTGCCCACCTGGGCCCCTCTTTCCCCCAAAATTTTTGGAAGTGGCAGCGGCCGCAGCAGCAGAAGCTCCATAGATGAAAGCTTTTACTTAACAATAGATCCAAGAGGAGTAAGGAAAATGGTGGCTCCTTTAACAAGAAGATTATGTGAATAGTCTTTAGCAGAGACTTGACATGatccatttttttggtttttggttcTCACATGGTCCATTTTTTGGTTAATGATTTGTCTCCCATTACATTGTATAGGAGTTAAATAACCTACAGCAAGTAAAGATGAAGAGTTCAGTGATGGattcttttcttcaaatttgtaaatgatagggattttttttctttccccccACCTTCATTTTTGATCTATAACTTTGGATTTGTTTTAGAATAcacattatgtttatatatatggtAGTTTGATTCATAAATTTGGTCATATTTCTTTTCAGTGGACAGCACTTATATTTTTCATGTCCTGGGGTATACTTGGAAAGGCATTTGTTATTGCATTCCAAGGAGCTGCAATGCAGCAGTGAATGATGTACAAGTTGAAACATGGTTTTATTACCCTTTTTCACAGTGTGATACATTGAGATGTAATTAAAAGCATCAAAGTCTGTTATGGTGGCGACCAGGAGGAGAGGGACTGTTTGATGTTTGTGTCTGTGTACGCTTTGGTGGATTGTAGTTTAAATCTTAAATTGTTAATTCATTTTGAGCCCCTTCTTTGAGCACAGTCCAGGGTAACGTTTTGCTGAAGTGCTTCAACAAGAAAATGAGACCCCATAAACtgaacatttatttttatttatttatttttaaattaaaatttaaaatatctatcCTTTTTGTTATGAGTTGGGGAAACTTCTTTGTTGGATGTGAAGATGGGCACACGATTTAACTGAATATTAAGCCCTTCAGTTCAACTTGGTCCCATGGTCTAGTGGTCAGGACATTGGACTCTGAATCCAGTAACCCGAGTTCAAATCTCGGTGGgaccttatttttttctttaaaaaaaaaatctctttctcCCTTATCGTAGTAATCATTCTAACTGTATTTAGTGTTTTTACAACCTCGAGGGTTAATTAACCAAAGTATTACGGGGAAGTCATTGTAGTAGGCCTTTTAATGGTATTAAGATTTAAGAGTCATAAGAGTCATAGCACCTGACTATGGAGAAGAAACTGTCAAATATACCTGAATAAAATCACACTTCAATAACTACGTTAATCCACTCAATCCTACATCAagtttttccaatattttgccTCGTTCCAGGACCATGCATGCCCACAACCACTGTACATTGCATTCCCTTGCAATTTCCTGGAAATTCTAGGGGGTTTTCTTATCATTCTTCTAGAAAAACATAAACCACAAAAACCTCCAAAGCTAATTTAGCTGGAATTGGGCAAGCATACAAATGGAACTCTGTAAGATTTCTCACACAGCTCTCTGTATTGTTTGTCATCAATGCTAATAACATAGTCTTATGCAGATGAGTGAATCTTAGAAAGATTGAAGTTTCACTCCGAAATATAATGgatgataaatataaaacttaatattaaagCTTGAAATTCGACTCAGAATGTAAATGGATGATAAATATATGGCGTCATGCAGAGCttctaaaaattcaaaatctgtCATTCAACCATGACAGAATTTCACGACGAACAATATCAACATTCTCATCAGTCTCTCCAAACAGCAGAGAATGCATCATCCCGTAGTAAATCTTTATAGTCTTGTCTTCACTTTTGGCCTCTTCATACAGAGCTCTGCTCACATCCGGATCAGTCACAGCATCTGCACTGCCATGAAGCACAATAAATGGAAGTTTCACCTCACCCAGTTTTTGACTCAAGTAATCAGTAATCCTCAGAAGCTCAACAACAGTACCCAATCTTGGTTTCCCCTTATATCTCAGAGGATTCATTGCtgcaataattttcttttcaggAACTTTCACAGACTTGTCCAAGATATCTGGGGTCGGTACAATCGGCAAGGTGGGAAAGAATCTGGCAAGAAATGTGAGGATTTGAGGAATTGGCCATCTGGGTCTGACATTGTCTGAGATTTTACACATGGGTGCCACCAGAATAGCGCCTTGAAATGAATTAGGGTTTGATAAATGAATCAGCAGACAGATAGCGCCGCCCATCGACTCCCCGTACAAAATTGAGGGCAATCCATGGAAGGAAACGTCCTGTTTGATTGAATTGAAGAAGGAGACGCAATCTTCAACCACAAGGTCGACGTTGGGGACGTAGGCCTTGAGGCCTTCTGATTGGCCATGGCCTTGAAGGTCAAGGGCGAAGCAGGCGAAACCCATCTGGGCAAGGAAAATTGGAGTGGCTTGGAAGGTCCAGCTGATATCGTTGCCATAGCCATGAACCATACAGATAAGGGCGCGGGGTGGAGTGGAAAGGGGTTGCCATGATCTGGTGAAGAGGGACAGGCCTCTGGTAGAGGTGAACAGTGATTTGGAAGATTTGATTCCTTGGAGATTGTAGTACTCTTCTTCTGGGGTGTTTCCCCAAAAATAGGGGCGATTTTGGTGGTCTGTTTCATCCATTCTTGGGGGACTTTTGGTTGGCGTTAGCAGTGGTGGCCTCTACTCGGTTCTGGAGATTTTGGTTGGTTCAATACTGACTTTTCGTGATGTGTTGGGTTACTGATTTGGGATTGAGTTGGGCTGAGTGACTCGGTTGACTCGGCAATGGGAAGTTGAGCGGTTGATCAACAGCAACAAGATGGTAAAGTTGCATTCTCACTAAAACAGGACCAAATCCGGCCTCGTCCTTATGCTCAAAACTTCTATATTATACTCATGGCTTGCTGCTGAAGGCACCGCCACCATCAACATAATACCATCCGGTCATTGCACACCTCGTCTTGTTATCCAAGGCCTAAAAAGtcctcatgactttaaaatgcgtttataaagttaaaaatgacttATACTTATATAATGTAGACACAACAGATACAACGTCCTCATTGTGTCCCATGAGATTATGAAACCAAACAGATAAGCACCTTTCATAGGGCTAAACAAACCCCTACATCGAGATCGATGATTGACTTTGACATCATTTATAACGACCTAAACCAAACTATGTGGATATTGTCTACTCTAGACTCAAAAGACCATTACAACTTTAAAACATGTGAACATGATTAAAAGAAGTTCATATTTGTATAGCGTTACTAACTTTCCCTCATATTTGATGTGGGATGTTACAAACACTCCCTATGCAGACACAATATTTTCATTGTATACCATGAGATTGCGAgactaaacaaataaacaccCCTCTTATAGGGCTAAACAAACCCTCATATTGAGGTCGAAGATCTcttctaataccatttgtaacgacctgCACCTAACCGTATAGATATTGTTCACTTTGGACCCAAAAAGACccttacaactttaaaatatgtttataaggTTAAGaagagtccatacttatatagtgctAAAAACTCTCTTCTATtcgatgtgagatatcacaaacTCCCCCCATGCATACACAATGTCCTCATCGTGTCCCATAGGATtataaaaccaaacaaacaccCCTTATGAGGCCAATCAAATCCTCACATTGGAATCGAAAATGTactctgataccatttataatgaCTCACATCTAATCGTGTGGATTTTATCAACTTTGGGTCTAAAGGGGTCCTCATAATTTTAAAACGCATCTATAAGGTTAAGAGAAACCTATACTTATATAATGctaagaattttcttttctatccgATGTGAGATATCAGAAGCATCTCTCATGCAAAGACAACGTTCTTATTGTGTTCCATCAGATTATGGGACCAAACAGATAAATACTACTTAtggagccaaacaaaccctcacaTTGGGGTCGAGGattgactctgataccatttataTCGCATTAAGTGGGTTAATACACTCTATAAAGGCAAACTCTCTTGCAAACAAGGTTAGTCGAAACCTCTCCACTGCACCCATTTGATGATCAAGTTTGTATAACATCCCATGATGAAATGTGAGCAAAAGGATTGACTAAAATTGATTGTTTAACTTCAACATTGAATATGAAGTTGTATATGAGAGGTGAGCAAATGTTTCAAGGGATGTAAACCCCTGTTCGTTAACTATGGTTTTGTTGGACTAGGAGTGATGTTAGGTTGATCTTTGTTTGATTGATCAACCTTATTTTCATAGGTGGGGCCATAATTATCATGCTTGGGTTGTTATTAGTTGGTTAGATTTGTCCATATTGTAGTAGATAGACAATCATGAATGTTTTATGCTGATAGGACATGTCAACCCTTTGATAGGTATTCATAGTGGCAACATTAGTAGGGCCACCTTAGTTGCCATAACAAGATGGCTCCTTATGCTATAATGGTTTCTTATGAGCACATCACCTTCTATTTTAATCAATCTGTAAGATTGGACACTAGTGTTTGGGACTAAACACTTATGGACTCTTTCCCACTAAGCTAGTTCTTGTTCTCATGTGTTCGATGCATTATGGTGTTTTTTTTGGTAATGTTGGGCTAAGACTCAATCCTGTGATGGGCTTATTTATGCCTAGGCCCACTTAAGTGGCTTGGGCTTCTTTAATGTCTCATTTTTTTAGGGTGACAAGTTACTATTGTTCAATGAGATGCTTACTTGGGTTTTTTTAGGCAGGAAAATGAATGCTATAAGTAAGGTAGGGTGAGAATTTAGAGGGCTTGAATTTCAAAACTTCTAACATGGACATGtggatttttctttattattattttatatgagtCTCTTATTCGATGTTCTCAAGTGCTAGAAAGGAAACAAAGGCTTCTTGGCATTAAGGCGCCATTAACAATAATTTCTAAGCCATTAACAACAATTTCTAAGCCATTGTTGATGGGATAAATCTATCCACAACTTCCTAGTGAGAGGGCAACATGGAGTGCTAACTAACCACCATTAATCTTATCTATAACTTTCATTGACACCAATTAGATCACGATTACCCGATCACCAATGTTATGACTTACCATAGTTcttatctaatgtgtaaccataaaTATTAATGTCATGTTGAAGTTGGAATCTATACAAGATTTCATGAAGAATTTTGGGCAAGTTATGCTATGTATGGAAGTGTGTAACATGGATGTTATCATGTAAGCATTCAAGAGATGTATTCACCCTTATTTAAATCAATATCTAAGAAACCTTGGGAAACTATGAATGACCTTTTCCAAAGAGTGAACATattgttaggataaagcctTGAAAAtcatgatatgatgtaacaatatacgattttatttatatttatgatttcaATGTCCCTTTATTATCTAATTTATGCATTATGATTAATTTGAGTATTTAAGCTTGCATCACTTTCATTGTATATGGCTTGAGTGTATTAGGAgttatatgaaatatttaaatcatGAGTTCCATAatagttgatgaattatttataACTGGTTCATGAACTCAGataatccatttgaggttgtagtaCTACATTATCTCTTGATTGGAGAGATGACTTATGTTGATTATCAAGGTGAGTTTTCTATAATGAGTGTACAAATGTGTATGGTTCATATGTTGGACAAGACCTACCATCATGACATTGATTGTTAGGTACACAATCATGATAAGTGACTTTGATTTAGGTGTGCTTGTCGATTTTTTTTAAGAGTGTGTTGATGTGTGAGAATGCGAAGTCTGTCAAAATTTTTCCCTAAAAAAGTATCAATTATCTACAAGTTGGTTTCCCAATTGCAAGAACCGCGATTGTAATATAATTGGGAAAATATTTGAGTATTGTTTTTTCACGAGGATAGTGAGttgtttttggtaatttggaaTGCTACTATTGACTCTTGAGAAAGAGTGAAATTATGGTGtgttaaataaaatcaaaggaaaaggTTCTTTAAGTTTTAGTGATGAAAATAAGCAatcaattaattgaaaattaatcaaaGAGAAAATTAGAGAAGGAGAGAGAGTTATCGTCTTCATTATCTTGACTCCTTGTAGTGCAAATATTGTGACCCATGCCTATGATCAACACCATTAGAAGGGTTTTCACTTCCTCAATTAATCCAAATGGTTCTAAAGTAGACTTGGGTATAACTATCTAAAGACTCGTTACCTTGAATATTACTCCACCATCAACTCAGGACATTCTCAAGGAATGGTGGCATGTGGTGACAACAATGGGGCAATTTCCCTTGCCTTAGCTAACCCAAAATCAACCTAAAAAATTGTGGCTTTGTATcttaatgaagaagaaaaatcacTCACTCTCCTCACTTATTTTCCTCATTTACTCAACTGACAGCAGACATAAGTAAAGGACTTTCTACTAGAAGTGAATTGGTcgtgaaaacaaaaacaactatGCATCAACTAAAATTTAAATCCAAATGCTCTCAACGGTgattgaaaatgaaaaggactttgataatttattattaaggaAGTTATCAAAGATGATATTATTAAGAGTTaatgttttgataattttaatagaataaattattatgaaaataagattctAAATTTAggatatttagtaaatttgaaaggcataaaaataaggaaagttgtATGGAAAAGGAATTTTGAATTGTGAGAGCAAAAGTTTTcttcatgaaaaaattattctcaatgatattaaatattttccttaaatttattttatgagaaTCCTGTATTATTAAAGTTAATATTTGgataattttaatgaaattaattattatacaaataagattttaaatttaaaatatttagtaaattggaaaggtataaaaataaggaaagtaagttttatggaaaagaaattttgaattgtgAGAGCAAAagtttttttagtgaaaaaattattaattattatacaaataagattttaaatttaaaatatttagtaaattggaaaggtataaaaataaggaaagtaaGTTTTATGGAAAAGGAATTTTGAATTGTGAGAGCAAAagtttttttagtgaaaaaattATTCGCAAGGATTAAattctctcaaatttcaaaattgggaAACACTTATTCTTTCAGGATTCTGAAATTGGAGCACTGAAAATGGgaacaagaaaaaagaagagaaaaagaataaaagaccAGAGACAGCTAATTTTTTGATTtgtgaattgttgaaactttcTAGCTTCAGGGCTCAAAGTACT of the Vitis vinifera cultivar Pinot Noir 40024 chromosome 10, ASM3070453v1 genome contains:
- the LOC100855015 gene encoding caffeoylshikimate esterase, whose amino-acid sequence is MDETDHQNRPYFWGNTPEEEYYNLQGIKSSKSLFTSTRGLSLFTRSWQPLSTPPRALICMVHGYGNDISWTFQATPIFLAQMGFACFALDLQGHGQSEGLKAYVPNVDLVVEDCVSFFNSIKQDVSFHGLPSILYGESMGGAICLLIHLSNPNSFQGAILVAPMCKISDNVRPRWPIPQILTFLARFFPTLPIVPTPDILDKSVKVPEKKIIAAMNPLRYKGKPRLGTVVELLRITDYLSQKLGEVKLPFIVLHGSADAVTDPDVSRALYEEAKSEDKTIKIYYGMMHSLLFGETDENVDIVRREILSWLNDRF